The Toxorhynchites rutilus septentrionalis strain SRP chromosome 1, ASM2978413v1, whole genome shotgun sequence genome contains the following window.
tcataatttggaccccgaactctatgttaacaaaaatgtccaactaaatatgtcgcattacaggtccgtccaattagctaaatgtcgagatgagtgtaaattactgtactttcaatctagaagcaattttagaattggtgaaaatcaataagctcagaacaactgccaaattcacatactcatcatatcctggtaaacaaattataaaaaaatcaatttgtgttttatatattatatattttatatatttgttttattattattttggatattgttttagaaagcattgaactgtatttcctaaactcttttttggaaggtttaatggccctgaaaagcgccttgttttaaggaatggttccaatttagaaaacttagtactcgtggttttgaaaaaaaacatttcgaacgccttcgatgccgctttgttctggatttgccaccaaagcagtttgtataaagaacaaacttttttcttctgctacctgatgccattttgcgattgcgtttgccactcgccactcgctgcaactgcctgttgttgtcttgatgtccaccgaaccgaatgtgttctgttccgaatgcgggttttcttatcgttgcgagcagctttgccagctaactcgatcacttcggcggccgaaactatataacgccggctaggtggactggtgcactggtactaacgcgctcggcctagctacccttgcggggaactccagatcaacacgctttcccttcacttttcctcctttaccatgtccagacatggctgcttgtgttggtttgttaatgtgatgtgatgcgaaacgatgtggtgtacggtttgaatgagaatgatcgttacggcagcggagcggggatttttaagctgactggctggctcgagagttacgcatgtgtgagactgcgaccaatgtttcgttaattttttctttttcctttccaatcgtgcttcattctatttcgctgctgctctggttgcccgttttggtcggtacgatttgaggagcacaaaatggaccaatcaaaaatgggcacatagtgcattttgacaatgcttgatatttcacaattattcaattatttatctcaataaaaatgaaatgttattcgttatgatagatgcgtagatatatttcctatcaattgatgcaaaaacctttccgatctattgagaaatgctcgagttataagcgttccaaatcttgcattttttcctacttgttcagtgcctagatttccatttcaccccctatatcttccggttagacgtagtcctacgtcaaaaatattattttttatgaaaatttaaataattttctacatttcatcctttgactcgaattttgtaggtattattgttttcaattataattttttatgaaaaatcaagaaacttttttttggcCTTCTCAAAAAAGTTGTCTAAtactttttggaatatttcaagtatgcaaaatttGCTTCAACGACCCTTGTGTTTAcatagtcgagttggcatgaaattcgtctattgcattattgttaaaagatagataaacaaataatggtaAAATGGATAGTGAAAataatctttgttttatttttccggGGCTCGGAAATCAGTGACGGCAGTGAAAGACAAGAAATCCCAGCCTAGTGGATTGTCGAATATTGTTTTAGTTTACAGTTCCGCATGTTTCTGATAAGCATGCACTTAAATTCCAAACATCACTTGAATTTGTTGTCCTGACGTTTTATTCCGTATAAATAAATGCAcatcacacacacatacaaaatGCGCTTTCCTTGTGTCATCCGTCCCAGTCTGCCATTATCATAAAGCAACATACTTAATCTATACACGAGTGTTATCAGATCTTAATTTATTCTTCAATATTCGCTCGAAGCCGGGAACTGTGAAATAATCACCGGAACGTACTCGTCAAACTGGGCTACGAAGAAATTGCCCGCGATCGGATGACCCAGACTGTAACGGTAAGCGAATTCACGCACGGAAAATCTCAAGCGGGGTGTTCGGTTCCTGCAACAAAACAAACAGAGAGAGGGCAGTAGTGAACGTAACAATTTGTCACACTGAAATTGACTCACTTTCCGGAGACCCGAGGCACCTCGGAGTAATCGTTGCGACATTGCTGCTGGTAAAGTAGAAAGATGTATCGATGGTACCCAGTTCCCGAGCGAGGAAACGTGGCCAAATATTCGACCAGGATCTCGCCCTGCTCCACATGCTTCCCGGGAATGTTACCAACCAACCAGTGGACGAACTCTCTGTTCGATGGTTCCGTTCGGCTGGGGGAGTCCGGATCGATCATTATTAGTGTGTATAAAACTCTTGGATCGGCACACCACTCGACTTTGGGCTCGAAGCGAACCTCTGTCGGGGTCAGTTCCTTGCCTGCATCGACAAGCTTCTTCGAGCGATAGGCAACCTATGggacgaaacaaaacaaaaaaaaaaaaagagtaaaacCGCGATAAAAATGACTTCAACTCAAACCAACAAACCATGACACTGACCTTAGCGAAAACGAGCGGCGCGCGGTCTATCAACACCGGAACGATGTCGTGCTCGGTGAACATTTGATTGATATCAGCCTCCATTAATCCAACTCTACAGACAAGCACTGCGTCTTCGCGGGCGAACCGTTCGAAGTGCCACACTCTACTAGATTGCAGGCGCTTCCGCAAGCACCTCGGATCATCATCACTGAAGCCAACACACGAGTGGCGTTTGTTTACAGAATAAATGAACAACTGCCTTTCAAATTAGTTGATAACGCGACAACGAGCCTACAGACACAACTGGCGGACTTGCATCCGAAGTGACTGATTACGAGCGACGAGTGGGAACTTCGATTGCGCGGTCGCCGAAGTGAGGATCGGTAATTGGATGCAGCTTTGGGACGGTTCAGTTATTGTGATCAATCCGGTGGTGTTGATAAACTAGGATTAATATGTGAACAACGTTTAACTGGCCGTTTGGACGAACGCATGGCAGAATAATTTCATGTTTCTACAAATTAAAGTATATTGTTGGTAAAACTATCCAAAAAGTAATTGAAAAACCAAAAAAGGCAATTGTGTAAGGaaagctttgattttttttttgaaactgaaGGTGACAAATAATAATTACCAGGGGCAAGAACTGCGAATTACGGAGAGTAATGCACTTTCGGCCAATTGATCAGACTTGGCGATCAAAGTTccattctttctgttttttattctttcatgTTCGTTTCTTTGGTGtgaaaacacatttatttgaataataatatgAATTAATACATTATTCATATTTAGTCACTGCCTTCTCTCATCTTTCCAACATTTTGCGGATTCCGTCGCGAATGAAGCGTTAATCTTTTGAAGCCAAAAATGAATGCAGTCAGTTTTAGATATTGTTCTGATGTGAAGGtcgagcgttgtcatgatgaAGTATTATCGGCTCGTGTCTGATCGCATAATCTGGACCTTTTTCGGCAATAGCTCGCTTTAAATGGATCAATTGTTGATAGGCTTTACGTACGATCTTTTAGTTTTGGATTGCATAGTGAATCCATTATTCGTCCCGGTATTGATTCGATGCAAGAAAGCcacaagagggttgtgtccaagacatgaccgcatagttgacgtaggattccgttaggctatttgtTGCATGCTGGTTTCGGATATGTTtgtaaaactctttgataatgatttggtagccctgaaatggtgattagtcgttggatggtggcGTATCACGACAGAAGAtgcagaagtggaataagatatgatgaaaaccgccttaTGTGGCCttagacgagatggctcctgtgttctgtatggatgaaataatggAAAAACTTGCCAATGTAATGTAgtaaattatcattatcgaacacaactATCAATTCTTCTAACCacaaaaaacatgttacattaTTATATAGAATATTTCAAATGGAAAAGACAACTTTTTTTCATTAtgtttattttctgagtgtgtttattcaactcattgccattttcgcttcaaaaccaacggaacacgatgctatatgCCTCAAGGCGAATTTCAGCTGGACTGACAGCACCTAATACGatttgtagagcatatgggaaaatCTCATTTTGGAatattccttcacatttccaaTTTTCCTCACCGCAtggtttttattaataaaaaaatgtagaGGATCATTTCATAtttgaagtcatttttaacacaacacaTATACAATATTACATATACACTTGTGTGAAACgttttacaatgcatgatcgaACATTGGTATGAAGCAACCAACACTGGTGTTGctaatttatattatatttcgtagaattaaggtgaaggtggaagctagccacaaatggctgctacaatggcgctcatttctttcatctccctccctcacccctcgcaagaaaatcaataattt
Protein-coding sequences here:
- the LOC129766881 gene encoding protein D3-like, whose protein sequence is MEADINQMFTEHDIVPVLIDRAPLVFAKVAYRSKKLVDAGKELTPTEVRFEPKVEWCADPRVLYTLIMIDPDSPSRTEPSNREFVHWLVGNIPGKHVEQGEILVEYLATFPRSGTGYHRYIFLLYQQQCRNDYSEVPRVSGKNRTPRLRFSVREFAYRYSLGHPIAGNFFVAQFDEYVPVIISQFPASSEY